A genomic region of Phycisphaerae bacterium contains the following coding sequences:
- the rho gene encoding transcription termination factor Rho: MAKSTTRSARGKKKLQDVIESIPNEGESPVAEAAAAETEPEKASGDDDSQFVATETLPESEAAAPVEAPAAEEETAGEEHKKKSKKKKGDYDESSPIDRETHEKYERIKRGELHITDLQKMTVAELHEVARKEEIEEYVGLPKQDLIFQILKRRISQNGLLYGEGVLEVLPDGFGFLRSPEYNYLPCPDDIYVSPSQIRRFGLRNGHIVAGQIRPPKESERYFALLRVEAINYESPESVTEKTNFEDLTPLHPNERLFLETTPDELNMRIVDMVTPIGKGQRMLIVAPPRTGKTVLLQKMANAISANHEDAKVIILLIDERPEEVTEMQRATKAEVISSTFDEPASRHVQVAEMVIDKARRLVEYGHDVVILLDSITRLARAYNTEVPHSGKILTGGVDANALQKPKRFFGAARNIEEGGSLTIIGTALVDTGSKMDEVIFEEFKGTGNSELHLDRRLVDKRIWPAINIPASGTRKEELLLHPAELEKIYMLRRVLSDMNPVESVELLRNRLQKVESNRLFLMTMNLA, encoded by the coding sequence ATGGCGAAGTCAACGACACGTAGCGCGCGCGGCAAGAAGAAGCTGCAAGACGTTATCGAAAGCATTCCCAACGAGGGCGAAAGCCCGGTGGCTGAGGCCGCCGCGGCTGAGACCGAGCCGGAAAAGGCGTCGGGCGACGACGACTCGCAGTTCGTCGCGACCGAGACCCTGCCCGAGTCGGAGGCTGCCGCGCCAGTGGAAGCCCCCGCCGCGGAAGAGGAAACGGCCGGCGAGGAGCATAAGAAGAAGAGCAAGAAGAAGAAGGGTGACTACGACGAGAGCTCGCCGATTGACCGCGAGACGCACGAGAAGTACGAGCGGATCAAGCGCGGCGAGCTGCACATCACCGACCTGCAGAAAATGACGGTCGCCGAACTGCACGAGGTGGCGCGCAAGGAGGAGATCGAGGAATACGTGGGCCTGCCGAAGCAGGACCTGATCTTCCAGATCCTGAAGCGCCGCATCAGCCAAAACGGCCTGCTCTACGGCGAGGGCGTGCTCGAGGTGTTGCCCGACGGCTTCGGCTTCCTGCGCAGCCCGGAGTACAACTACCTGCCGTGCCCCGACGACATCTACGTCAGCCCGTCGCAGATTCGCCGGTTCGGGTTGCGCAATGGGCACATCGTCGCGGGACAGATCCGTCCGCCGAAGGAGTCGGAGCGGTACTTCGCGCTGCTGCGCGTCGAGGCGATCAACTACGAGTCGCCCGAGTCGGTGACCGAGAAGACGAACTTCGAGGACCTGACGCCGCTGCACCCGAACGAGCGGTTGTTCCTGGAGACGACGCCGGACGAGCTGAACATGCGCATCGTCGACATGGTGACGCCGATCGGGAAGGGGCAGCGCATGCTGATCGTGGCCCCGCCGCGGACGGGCAAGACGGTGCTGCTGCAGAAGATGGCGAACGCGATCTCGGCGAACCACGAGGACGCGAAGGTGATCATCCTGCTGATCGACGAGCGGCCGGAGGAAGTGACCGAGATGCAGCGGGCGACGAAGGCCGAGGTGATCAGTTCGACCTTCGACGAGCCGGCGAGTCGGCACGTGCAGGTCGCCGAGATGGTGATCGACAAGGCGCGGCGCCTCGTGGAGTACGGGCATGACGTGGTGATTCTACTGGACTCGATCACGCGTCTGGCCCGCGCGTACAACACCGAAGTGCCGCACTCGGGCAAGATCCTGACGGGCGGCGTCGATGCGAACGCGCTGCAGAAGCCGAAGCGATTCTTCGGGGCGGCCCGCAACATCGAGGAGGGCGGCAGCCTGACGATCATCGGGACGGCGCTGGTCGACACCGGGTCGAAGATGGACGAGGTGATCTTCGAGGAGTTCAAGGGCACCGGCAACAGCGAGCTGCACCTGGATCGGCGCCTGGTCGACAAGCGCATCTGGCCGGCGATCAACATCCCGGCGTCGGGCACACGCAAGGAAGAGCTGCTCCTGCATCCGGCGGAGCTCGAAAAAATCTACATGCTGCGTCGCGTGTTGAGCGACATGAATCCGGTGGAGTCGGTGGAGCTGCTGCGCAACCGGCTGCAGAAGGTCGAGAGCAACCGGCTCTTCCTGATGACGATGAATCTGGCGTAA
- a CDS encoding dephospho-CoA kinase: protein MKRTKPVIGIIGGIGAGKSRVAAEFERQGCLVVDSDRLNHEILRRPEVLATLRDWWGEAVVAPDGGPDRRRIAKIVFADAGEKTRLESLVYPLIAQRRAAMIQAVEEESAVKAIVIDSPLLLESHLDRECDTIVFVNAGESQRLTRLRRERGWTAEEVRRREGWQLPLDEKRSRAAFVVENDGPAEKLRPQVADILAAILARHS, encoded by the coding sequence GTGAAGCGCACAAAGCCGGTCATCGGAATCATCGGGGGGATCGGCGCCGGTAAATCGCGCGTGGCGGCGGAGTTTGAGCGCCAGGGGTGCTTGGTCGTTGATTCGGACCGGCTGAACCACGAGATCCTCCGGCGGCCGGAGGTGCTGGCGACGCTGCGGGACTGGTGGGGGGAGGCGGTTGTAGCTCCGGACGGGGGTCCGGACCGCCGGCGGATCGCGAAAATCGTGTTTGCGGACGCGGGCGAGAAGACGCGGCTGGAAAGCCTGGTGTACCCCTTGATCGCCCAGCGCCGGGCCGCTATGATACAAGCGGTTGAAGAAGAATCAGCAGTCAAGGCCATCGTCATCGATTCCCCGCTCCTGCTAGAAAGCCATCTTGATCGCGAGTGCGACACGATTGTCTTTGTAAACGCGGGCGAATCCCAGCGGCTGACGCGGCTGCGCCGGGAGCGCGGTTGGACGGCCGAGGAAGTCCGACGGCGGGAAGGTTGGCAGTTACCGCTGGATGAGAAGCGTTCACGGGCCGCGTTCGTCGTGGAGAACGACGGGCCGGCCGAAAAACTCCGCCCCCAGGTGGCCGACATCCTTGCGGCGATTTTGGCGCGGCACTCGTAG